The Kribbella shirazensis genomic interval TCGGCCCGCACCAGCGCCATCTCAGTAAGCGTCAAGCCCTGGTCCGGGTCGCCGCACCAGATGGCTTGGCGCGCCATCGAAGAGAGGGTCTTCGCGCGCAGATTCCAGTCGGCGGCTTCGTCGGCGCAGGCCTGCGTGAAGCGGAACATCCGCCGTGCGTCGTCGTGGGCGTAGGCGTCGAACGCCATCATGGCGCAGACGTGACCGAGGAAGCCGACCGATGAGAACAGCTCACCGCGTAGCTTCTCGGGGCAACGGGAGTCCAACATCTCGGCCGAGTGACGGAGCTGGGCGATGACCGCTTCGCGCGCCAGTCCGCCGCCGTAGTGGTTGTCCCACGAGCCGAAGACCCGCGCCGCCGTACGGACGCCATCGATATCGGCCTCCGTGACGATGCTCGGTACCGGTGTTGCCTGATCAGGCGTTAGCAGTTCCAAAAGCGGTGCCGAGGACATTGCAGCGGCACCTACGCCGATAACCGCTCGGAGGAAACCTTTTCGATCCACGTTCTCCACCGGTGGGGATGAGTGGCGGCGCACTCGGAACCCCAGGTCAGGATCAGTGCGTACGCCAGTGATAGCCCTCAGGGCCGCCCGATAGTCGGCCTGAGGGCTTCGAATTAGTCCCCGTTCGAGCTTGCCGATGTAATTGGCGTCGATGTCGGTCCGGCGGCCACGGTGCTGCCAGATCCACTCATTGACCATTTCGGCGAGATCCTGGCGGGACGCTGGCTGGCCCGGAGCGTGAGGCGACTCCACGCGCTCGCGCGCGTGGCGAAGTTGATCATTCGCCTCCGTCACTCGTCGATGGTGCCACAGGCTGTGACCACCGGGCACCTAACGGCGACGATTCCTCCCCAATTCCTCCCTCTGGCATCCCTCCCAACCTCCCTTCCCGGGATCCCTCCCGAGCGGGAAGGTGGTCGCCATGACAGCGAGTACATGGGTCCTCACGCTCATCGCAGTAGTGCTCTACGGCTTCATGATCCGCGACATCATCGAGGAGGTACGCGGCGAATGACGATGCTTGCTGATGTCCCGCAACCAACCGAACGCCGCGTCCGCGTCTGGTTCGGTGACCATGTCATCGCGGACTACACCGCCGAGCCAGCAACGGCCATGAAGTACCAGGCGGGCATGACGCGGCGCTTCGCGAGCCTTCGCGTGACCATCGAGCCGGCGACCGCGGCGGTGAGACCGAGTGCTGCTGACTCGTGAACGGCCAGCACCGACGTGGCTGGTGGTCCCGGCTCTGGGAGCGCTTGGTCGCGACCTTCCGTCGCTGGATGGACGAAGACCGGTGACCGGCTACAGCCGGCCATTGCTGCTCGGATACGCCCGGCGTGACCTGTACTTGTCCGACCGACACGTCGACGACATGAAGCGTGAACTCGGCGAGTTCGGGCAACTCGAAGGCTTTCTCATGGGCTCGGTGTACGTCGAAGACCCTGAAACTGCCCCACAAGCCTTCGAGGCGCTGGTCGCTTGGGTCAACCGCTACGAGATCACGGCGGTTGTACTGCCGAGTCTG includes:
- a CDS encoding XRE family transcriptional regulator, whose protein sequence is MTEANDQLRHARERVESPHAPGQPASRQDLAEMVNEWIWQHRGRRTDIDANYIGKLERGLIRSPQADYRAALRAITGVRTDPDLGFRVRRHSSPPVENVDRKGFLRAVIGVGAAAMSSAPLLELLTPDQATPVPSIVTEADIDGVRTAARVFGSWDNHYGGGLAREAVIAQLRHSAEMLDSRCPEKLRGELFSSVGFLGHVCAMMAFDAYAHDDARRMFRFTQACADEAADWNLRAKTLSSMARQAIWCGDPDQGLTLTEMALVRADRLTATERAMLLAARARALAKLGQVQETLRTVGLADEQFAQADPANDPDWMRYYDQAQHLGDTGHALWDLAVRQGEAEQEASARLASAVAGHTETYVRSRAMSGIKLASLTMTVGDPQEAAVIGAQALKDARSLRSRRAADDLRDLARRATVFERIDEVDELRHDIRNVLAAS